From Arachis hypogaea cultivar Tifrunner chromosome 3, arahy.Tifrunner.gnm2.J5K5, whole genome shotgun sequence:
CCCCTCCCCCCGAGTTACTACATATGATTCTTTCTATATGAACTAAAGGAAAACCAAGTTACTTTAAAGTACTACATGTTTTTTCTTTGCAGCATAAGAAGAGATCCAAAATCAAACTTTTTCTAACATTAAGACAAATGCTGCTGATAATGATGAAATATCACAACAGGGGATACTTAGAATTAGGGAAACTAGTTCTTTCAAAAAGCTACTCTGGTCTTGGTGAACTTCCTTTAGTTCCAAAAGGTATAAAGTATAAACCCagttttcaactattctttctaatgatattatttttattcaatatgAAGCACCTTGTTAGTATCCATGAAAGTAAATCACGTACCTTTGTTTTTACTCTTCTTCCACAAGTAATACACACTGGACACTAGAAGGAGAACCAGAAGCATGAAAGCTACCAGAgccgctaccaacttgtctttaCCAAACAATCTTGGTCTTTTATAGTACTTGGCTGAGAATAAGAAACAATACCAAACATAATGAAACAGAACCTTCTAAACTCCaataataagtaaacataaaaaaatgagtCATACCTAGCTCAACAGAGTCGACACGGACAAAAAGATCTTGGCCTTGATCACTGAGCTTCTGAATGTCCATCAAGTCCCCATGCCATGTCATGCACCCACTCCCACCATTCCTAATATCAGCAACTGAATATGCATTGCAAGTGCAGTTTCTCAAACACTCTTTCTCACACTCATTCAAACTCAAACCCTTTTTAACTATTACCATAGATGTATCAGGAATCTTCAAGCTTTCAATCTTCTCAAACCCTTCCCCATTCTCACAAACAGACACCCCTTTCTTCCTCACACACCCTCCTGATCCATCTCTGTTCTCATACCAGTTTCGCGGGAACTTGGGTTCAAACCCAGGTAAACAACTACACTGAAAGGCCTCATCATAGTCCAAAGGGTCACAGTTACTGTTAGATCCACATGTTCCATAGTTATCACATAGACCTGTTGGCTCTGACCAGTACCGGTTCCACTGACTCTTCTGGAAATCCCAGGTGAACACTTGAAAGAAACCTGATTGCTGAACCACTATTCTGCTCACAATGGACTCATCAAACATGGTGTATGAGAGTGCTGAATGGTTTTCATCTTCCTCATAAGAAATATTGAATTTGAGCATGTCTCGTTTCATGTTTGGTATACCCATGAGCAATTCACCGTTCCATGATCCTCCTCGCCACCATGGAAGGTTCTTGTTGTATAAGAACAGCTGTGGCTTCCCATTGGGGTTGAATCCCAACGTGTATGCACCAGGAGCAGGGTCATCATCTGTCTTCCATGATTGGAGGAACCAGCTCTTGTTACTTCTTCTGTCAAAACCAACTTTCAAGTGCTGAATGAAGGTGTCAGTAGGGTGATCAAAGCTTTGCCATAGGATGGTTCCGGTGTTGTTTTGGAACAGAACAAAGTTTGCTGTGTCCAAGAGTTGAGCTACAACGTTGTTGTTGGAGTGTGTGAGTGAAACATTTGAAGACCAAATTGGAAGAGTGGTATAGTTGTTATAGAGTGCTAGATTTCCATGCTGGTTGATTGAGAGAACCCCTGATGTGTCGTTGATGGGAGTGTTTCTGTTTGCAACCCAAATCACAGTTTGTTCTGGCAAGTTGTTGTACCAGATTCCGATGTAACGGGAAGTGGATTTGCCTGGACTAAAGAATCCCATGGCAAAGGTTTTGCTCTTAGAAACAAGAATCTCACCATCTCTGAGGGGTTTGTCAATGGTAATTGTATCAGAACATGAGGTAAGTGAGATGCTGAGAAGGACTACACTCAAAGAACTAAGCAGAGAATAATGGTTTTGGGCCATTCACAAGAAAGAAAGGATCTTTTGAAGAGAAAATGAAGGTTTGAGACACATGTGAATGTATTTAAATATGACATAATGAATTAAAGTGCTAGACTTGGGACATGTTAAATGTCTCATGTCACCCTTCCTTGTGATTATTAGCACACCTTATCAATAAATATTCTATAGAATAATGATCGGGAAAAGATAATGAAGAACTATCTTCTAATGAACGTTGAAGTCTATGAGACTAGGACGTATACAAATTATTGTTAGCATGACTTATAGGTCAGAGGCTGCTGTCCATTTGGTACATTGCACCGGGCTTGACGGTGTACAAATTTCTAAGATTAAAATTGACTTTGTGGTCCTAAGAGACCCACACTACCACGTATTTGCACTTTTAGGTAATATAACAGCTTATGAACTATTAGTCACTAATACTCTTAGTAGGTTCAAGGCCCATTGAAAACAAATGATACAACTTTCAAAAGATTCCAAATTTTTCAATCTTATCAGTTATCACCGTGTTTAAGCATTACGCAAAGGATAATCTTTACAGCAAGTGGCGGGATAATCCATCATTGTTTTCACATTGAGAAATGGAA
This genomic window contains:
- the LOC112791368 gene encoding G-type lectin S-receptor-like serine/threonine-protein kinase RKS1 isoform X1, producing the protein MAQNHYSLLSSLSVVLLSISLTSCSDTITIDKPLRDGEILVSKSKTFAMGFFSPGKSTSRYIGIWYNNLPEQTVIWVANRNTPINDTSGVLSINQHGNLALYNNYTTLPIWSSNVSLTHSNNNVVAQLLDTANFVLFQNNTGTILWQSFDHPTDTFIQHLKVGFDRRSNKSWFLQSWKTDDDPAPGAYTLGFNPNGKPQLFLYNKNLPWWRGGSWNGELLMGIPNMKRDMLKFNISYEEDENHSALSYTMFDESIVSRIVVQQSGFFQVFTWDFQKSQWNRYWSEPTGLCDNYGTCGSNSNCDPLDYDEAFQCSCLPGFEPKFPRNWYENRDGSGGCVRKKGVSVCENGEGFEKIESLKIPDTSMVIVKKGLSLNECEKECLRNCTCNAYSVADIRNGGSGCMTWHGDLMDIQKLSDQGQDLFVRVDSVELAKYYKRPRLFGKDKLVAALVAFMLLVLLLVSSVYYLWKKSKNKEKMMWDLNHGSPREENDVQSKRHPNLPLFSFKMIMAATEKFSPDNKLGQGGFGSVFKGHLFDGQEIAVKRLSKDSGQGIEEFINEVTLLVKLQHRNLVRLLGCCLEKEERMLVYEYLPNKSLDFLIFDEVRRSSLDWGQRFKIISGIARGVLYLHQDSRLKIIHRDLKASNVLLDAVMNPKISDFGMARIFGEEQIHASTKKVVGTYGYMSPEYAMEGRYSTKSDVFSFGVLLLEIIAGKRNSNCEKGRAASLIGYVWKLWTEGRALDVVDSTLGQSYPPEIALRCIQIGLLCVQESVNNRPSMLEVVFMLRNEAPICSPQKPAFLFNGNLDMKDSSTSGGGSSVNEVTVTTISAR
- the LOC112791368 gene encoding G-type lectin S-receptor-like serine/threonine-protein kinase RKS1 isoform X2, encoding MAQNHYSLLSSLSVVLLSISLTSCSDTITIDKPLRDGEILVSKSKTFAMGFFSPGKSTSRYIGIWYNNLPEQTVIWVANRNTPINDTSGVLSINQHGNLALYNNYTTLPIWSSNVSLTHSNNNVVAQLLDTANFVLFQNNTGTILWQSFDHPTDTFIQHLKVGFDRRSNKSWFLQSWKTDDDPAPGAYTLGFNPNGKPQLFLYNKNLPWWRGGSWNGELLMGIPNMKRDMLKFNISYEEDENHSALSYTMFDESIVSRIVVQQSGFFQVFTWDFQKSQWNRYWSEPTGLCDNYGTCGSNSNCDPLDYDEAFQCSCLPGFEPKFPRNWYENRDGSGGCVRKKGVSVCENGEGFEKIESLKIPDTSMVIVKKGLSLNECEKECLRNCTCNAYSVADIRNGGSGCMTWHGDLMDIQKLSDQGQDLFVRVDSVELAKYYKRPRLFGKDKLVAALVAFMLLVLLLVSSVYYLWKKSKNKATEKFSPDNKLGQGGFGSVFKGHLFDGQEIAVKRLSKDSGQGIEEFINEVTLLVKLQHRNLVRLLGCCLEKEERMLVYEYLPNKSLDFLIFDEVRRSSLDWGQRFKIISGIARGVLYLHQDSRLKIIHRDLKASNVLLDAVMNPKISDFGMARIFGEEQIHASTKKVVGTYGYMSPEYAMEGRYSTKSDVFSFGVLLLEIIAGKRNSNCEKGRAASLIGYVWKLWTEGRALDVVDSTLGQSYPPEIALRCIQIGLLCVQESVNNRPSMLEVVFMLRNEAPICSPQKPAFLFNGNLDMKDSSTSGGGSSVNEVTVTTISAR